CGACTCGGGCACCGACAGCCTCTACCTCGACGACCTCACCATCCAGTAGCACCGCACCTGGCGGGGTCGGGCCGATAACGGCAACCATCGGTCCGACCCCGCGTCAGTAAGGGCCCCTTGCTACACACGAGGCGGCAACAAGGTGCCCCTCCTTGCGCCTCAGCGCTCCAGTACGGCGGTGACGCCCTGGCCGCCGGCCGCGCAGATGGAGATCAGACCCCGTCCGCTACCCCGTTCGGCGAGCAGCTTCGCCAACGTCGCGACGATCCGGCCCCCGGTTGCGGCGAACGGGTGCCCGGCCGCCAACGACGACCCCACCACGTTCAGCTTCTCCCGGTCGATCGCGCCGGGCGCGGTGTCCCGGCCCAGTCGCTCCCGGGCGAACTCGGGCGACTCCCAGGCGGCCAGGGTGGCCAGCACCTGCGACGCGAACGCCTCGTGCAGCTCGTAGAAGTCGAAATCCTGGAGGGCCAGCCCGGCCCGGTCGAGCATCCGGGGCACCGCGTACGCGGGGGCCATCAGCAGGCCCTCGTCGCCGTGCACGAAGTCCACCGCCGCCGTCTGCGACCAGGTGAACCAGGCCAGCACCGGCAGGTTCCGCTCGCGGGCCCACTCCTCGCTGGCCAGCAGCACGGTGGACGCGCCGTCGGTGAGCGGGGAGGAGTTCCCGGCGGTCATGGTGGCCCGCTCGGCGTCCGGGCCCTTGGTGCCGAACACCGGCCGCAGGCCGCCGAGCTTCTCCAGGGTGGTGTCCGGGCGGAGGTTCTGGTCGCGGGTCAGCCCCAGGTAGGGGGTCATCAGGTCGTCGAAGAACCCCCGCTCGTACGCGGCGGCGAGCCGCTGGTGCGAGCGCAGCGCCAACTCGTCCTGCGCCTGCCGGTCGACGCCCCACCGCAGCGCCGTCCGGGCCGCGTGCTCACCCATCGACAGCCCGGTACGCGGCTCCGCGTTGCGCGGCACCTCCG
The sequence above is a segment of the Micromonospora sp. WMMD882 genome. Coding sequences within it:
- a CDS encoding acetyl-CoA C-acetyltransferase; the protein is MQSVRRVAVIGGNRIPFARSNSRYDDAGNADLLGAALDGLVARFGLAGQRVGELVAGAVLKHSKDFNLAREVVLGSRLDPHTPAYDIQQACGTGLEAVILVANKIALGQLDVGIAGGVDSTSDAPLAVNEEMRRTLLRLNSARTLGERLKVAAKLRPLQPFRPEVPRNAEPRTGLSMGEHAARTALRWGVDRQAQDELALRSHQRLAAAYERGFFDDLMTPYLGLTRDQNLRPDTTLEKLGGLRPVFGTKGPDAERATMTAGNSSPLTDGASTVLLASEEWARERNLPVLAWFTWSQTAAVDFVHGDEGLLMAPAYAVPRMLDRAGLALQDFDFYELHEAFASQVLATLAAWESPEFARERLGRDTAPGAIDREKLNVVGSSLAAGHPFAATGGRIVATLAKLLAERGSGRGLISICAAGGQGVTAVLER